The nucleotide sequence GGGGAGCTGGCGGCGGACCTCCTCGATCCACGCCTGATCCACGCGCAGCGGCAGGAGGTCCGGCTCGGGGAAATAGCGGTAATCGTGCGCCTCCTCCTTGGATCGCATGGGGTGGGTCATGTCTTCCACCGGATCGTACAGGCGGGTCTCCTGGGTCACCCTCTCGCCGCGGGTCAGCAGATCGGTCTGGCGGCGGATCTCGTGCTCGATGGCGTGCTGCACGAACTTGAACGAGTTGAGGTTCTTGAGCTCGGCCTTCGTGCCGAACTCCTTCTGCCCGGCCGGCCGCAGCGATACGTTGGCGTCGCAGCGCAGCGATCCCTCCTCCATGTTGCCGTCGCTCACGCCGATGTAGACCAGGATCGTGCGCAGGGTCGAGTAATAGGCGTGCGCCTCTTCGGGGGTGCGCAGGTCCGGCTCGCTGACGATTTCGATCAACGGGACGCCCGACCGGTTGTAGTCGACGTGCGACTTGGAGGCGGAGTCGGGGAACCCCTCGTGCAACAGCTTGCCGGCGTCCTCTTCCATGTGGATGCGGGTGATGCCGATGCGCCGGGTCTGCCCACCCGCCTCGATGTCGAGGTGGCCGCGCACGGCGAGCGGCCTGTCGTACATGGAGATCTGGTATCCCTTCGGCAGGTCGGGATAGAAGTAGTTCTTGCGCGCGAAGATCGACACCGGGTCGATCTCGCACTGGAGCGCGAGCGCCGCCCGGATCGCATACTCGACGGCGCGCCGGTTCAGGACCGGCAGCGTCCCCGGCATGCCGAGGCACACGGGACAGACGTTGGTGTTGGGGGGATTGCCGAAGCGCGTCGAGCAGCCGCAGAAAATCTTCGATTCGGTCTGGAGCTGGCAGTGGACCTCGAGGCCGATGACCGGTTCGTACGTCATTCCGCTCCTTCGAGTCGCGGCGCCCGTCACCGGACGTCGCGCCGTCACCCGCGGCGCGCCGCCACTCGCGGCGCGCGCGAATTATAGCATCGCGCCTATGCTAGAGTACGCGCCGGCCGCGCCGATCCGCGGCCGATCGAGGTGTCGCGATCCGACGAGCGCCACGGTTCGAGGTGACAGCGTGCCGGAGCTGAAGGTCGCGATTCTCGGCGCCGGCAATCTCGGGACAACACTCGCCAT is from Candidatus Polarisedimenticolia bacterium and encodes:
- the gatB gene encoding Asp-tRNA(Asn)/Glu-tRNA(Gln) amidotransferase subunit GatB, translating into MTYEPVIGLEVHCQLQTESKIFCGCSTRFGNPPNTNVCPVCLGMPGTLPVLNRRAVEYAIRAALALQCEIDPVSIFARKNYFYPDLPKGYQISMYDRPLAVRGHLDIEAGGQTRRIGITRIHMEEDAGKLLHEGFPDSASKSHVDYNRSGVPLIEIVSEPDLRTPEEAHAYYSTLRTILVYIGVSDGNMEEGSLRCDANVSLRPAGQKEFGTKAELKNLNSFKFVQHAIEHEIRRQTDLLTRGERVTQETRLYDPVEDMTHPMRSKEEAHDYRYFPEPDLLPLRVDQAWIEEVRRQLPELPAARRLRFVSQWGLKEQSAHVLAASRPLADYFEATATAAGDGQAAANWIETEILRKIKEDKLEVGKPEDIPLAPERLGRLVAMVRDGTISGKIAKDVFEMIYGTGKDPADVVRERGMAQVTDEGPIRAAIETVVAEHPNQHGQYRAGKSALLGFFVGKVIQATGGKANPALVSRLLKERLDRP